The following proteins are encoded in a genomic region of Sulfurospirillum arsenophilum NBRC 109478:
- the atpD gene encoding F0F1 ATP synthase subunit beta: MNGLISQIMGPVVDVDFNGYLPKINEAIEVNYEVEGKKQKLILEVAAHLGDNRVRTIAMDMSEGLTRGIVVKALGNPIQVPVGEEVLGRIFNVVGEVIDNGSDVSRKTLWSIHREPPKFEEQSTKSEIFETGIKVVDLLAPYAKGGKVGLFGGAGVGKTVIIMELIHNVAFKHSGYSVFAGVGERTREGNDLYHEMKDSNVLDKVALCYGQMSEPPGARNRIALTGLTMAEYFRDEMGLDVLMFIDNIFRFSQSGAEMSALLGRIPSAVGYQPTLASEMGKFQERITSTKKGSITSVQAVYVPADDLTDPAPATVFAHLDATTVLNRAIAEKGIYPAVDPLDSSSRMLNPEILGAEHYNVSRGVQAVLQKYKDLQDIIAILGMDELSEEDKVTVDRARKIERFLSQPFFVAEVFTGSPGKYVTLEESIAGFKGILDGKYDDLPEAAFYMVGSIEEVIEKAAKLKS; the protein is encoded by the coding sequence ATGAATGGATTAATTAGCCAGATTATGGGTCCAGTTGTTGACGTCGATTTTAATGGTTACCTTCCTAAAATCAATGAAGCGATTGAAGTGAATTATGAAGTAGAAGGCAAGAAACAAAAGTTAATTCTTGAAGTAGCAGCACATCTAGGCGACAACCGTGTAAGAACAATTGCAATGGATATGAGTGAAGGTTTAACAAGAGGTATTGTTGTTAAAGCGCTAGGAAATCCAATTCAAGTTCCAGTAGGTGAAGAAGTTCTAGGACGTATCTTTAACGTAGTCGGTGAGGTTATTGATAATGGATCAGATGTTTCAAGAAAAACATTATGGTCAATCCACAGAGAACCACCAAAATTTGAAGAGCAAAGTACTAAATCAGAAATTTTTGAAACAGGTATTAAAGTTGTTGACCTTCTTGCTCCTTATGCAAAGGGTGGTAAAGTTGGACTTTTCGGTGGTGCTGGTGTTGGTAAGACCGTTATTATTATGGAACTCATTCACAACGTTGCGTTTAAACACAGTGGTTATTCTGTATTTGCAGGTGTTGGTGAAAGAACTCGTGAAGGTAATGACCTTTACCACGAAATGAAAGACTCTAACGTTTTGGATAAAGTTGCACTGTGCTATGGTCAAATGAGTGAACCACCGGGAGCAAGAAATAGAATTGCACTTACTGGTCTAACAATGGCTGAGTATTTCCGTGATGAAATGGGTTTAGATGTTTTGATGTTTATCGATAACATTTTCCGTTTCTCCCAATCAGGTGCTGAGATGTCCGCACTTCTTGGACGTATTCCTTCAGCGGTTGGTTATCAACCAACACTTGCAAGTGAAATGGGTAAATTCCAAGAGAGAATTACATCAACTAAAAAAGGTTCAATTACTTCTGTTCAAGCAGTTTATGTACCAGCGGATGACTTAACTGATCCTGCTCCTGCGACTGTTTTTGCTCACTTAGATGCGACAACCGTTCTTAACCGAGCAATTGCAGAAAAAGGTATTTATCCAGCGGTTGACCCTCTTGATTCAAGTTCACGTATGCTTAATCCAGAAATTTTGGGTGCAGAACACTATAACGTATCTCGTGGTGTACAAGCAGTACTTCAAAAATACAAAGATCTTCAAGATATTATTGCAATTCTTGGTATGGACGAGCTTAGTGAAGAAGACAAGGTTACTGTTGATCGTGCTCGTAAAATTGAGAGATTTTTATCTCAACCATTCTTCGTTGCAGAAGTATTTACAGGAAGCCCTGGAAAATATGTTACCCTTGAAGAGTCAATTGCTGGATTTAAAGGTATCCTTGATGGTAAATATGATGATTTACCAGAAGCTGCTTTTTATATGGTTGGAAGTATCGAAGAAGTTATTGAGAAAGCTGCAAAACTAAAAAGCTAA
- a CDS encoding tetratricopeptide repeat protein, which yields MKKQIFLLSIALLPMAALSSEPSAFGSSDFSSGTTSYSNTVSVSDKKPQNSQKAAIFNENTSSSKADISNISEQYEGVRSVLDSYATKIAKQDERIRQLEEEMKKLREYVEESRKIQTDNQDKIKVVVGELGSLIDSINKNYVPKDKFDQLANEVRGGKGSTAKGTAAPAAEPVKKDAVKETPATSTPPSKTISAKELSTKDSATLVKDADDYFEKKSYPEAQALYTELLNRNYKPAKVNFNLGEIAYSQKSYSTAIEHYKSSIALFDKAAYTPTLLYHTGASFEKLGKTKEAQGFYKALKDSYPDSPEAKKVK from the coding sequence ATGAAAAAACAGATTTTTCTATTATCGATAGCGTTGCTGCCTATGGCAGCGCTATCGAGTGAACCCTCAGCTTTTGGATCCAGCGATTTTAGTAGCGGAACTACCTCCTATAGTAATACTGTCAGTGTTAGTGACAAAAAACCTCAGAATAGCCAAAAAGCAGCCATTTTTAATGAAAATACTAGTAGTAGTAAAGCGGATATTAGCAATATTTCTGAACAATATGAAGGTGTACGCTCAGTTTTAGATAGTTATGCTACTAAAATTGCTAAACAAGATGAACGTATAAGACAACTTGAAGAAGAGATGAAAAAACTTCGTGAGTATGTCGAAGAAAGTCGTAAAATTCAAACAGATAATCAAGACAAAATTAAAGTTGTTGTTGGCGAACTTGGGTCACTTATTGATTCAATTAATAAAAATTATGTTCCTAAAGATAAATTTGATCAACTTGCCAATGAAGTAAGAGGCGGTAAAGGATCAACTGCTAAAGGAACAGCAGCTCCAGCAGCAGAACCAGTAAAAAAAGATGCAGTAAAAGAGACTCCTGCAACATCGACACCACCATCAAAGACAATTTCTGCTAAAGAGTTAAGCACAAAAGACAGTGCAACTCTTGTTAAAGATGCAGATGATTATTTTGAAAAAAAATCCTATCCTGAAGCACAAGCACTCTATACAGAACTTTTGAATCGTAATTATAAACCAGCAAAAGTCAATTTTAATCTTGGTGAAATTGCTTATAGCCAAAAATCTTACAGTACGGCTATTGAACACTATAAATCAAGCATAGCACTGTTTGATAAAGCTGCATATACTCCAACCCTTTTATATCATACAGGCGCATCTTTTGAAAAGCTAGGTAAAACCAAAGAAGCACAAGGTTTTTACAAAGCTCTCAAAGATAGTTATCCTGATTCTCCTGAAGCAAAAAAAGTTAAATAA
- a CDS encoding TonB C-terminal domain-containing protein produces MNVALVERKKNDSEKLKEERKKEEVEKPVVKPVEKPAEEKKVASSPKEAVKSQSLRGLFEDINTSKLPPEAKEQKKTQTAPTRIKPNKDETKEKSESAASKIANSLNFSEQKHLIDTKKGGEYDPFIGKVQELLEENWQKTIDTENGNVAKVVIKVSDKGTFSYKIVSLSYNNDFNNKLKEFLKVMEGVEFPKYEKGPLFEMQVEFKDIKE; encoded by the coding sequence ATGAATGTTGCTTTAGTCGAGCGTAAAAAGAATGATTCTGAAAAGCTTAAAGAGGAACGAAAAAAGGAAGAGGTTGAAAAACCTGTTGTAAAACCGGTTGAAAAACCTGCCGAAGAGAAAAAAGTTGCTTCCTCTCCTAAAGAAGCTGTAAAAAGTCAATCACTTAGAGGTCTCTTTGAAGATATTAATACTTCAAAATTACCACCTGAAGCAAAAGAACAGAAAAAAACTCAAACTGCACCAACGCGTATCAAGCCTAATAAAGATGAAACAAAAGAGAAGAGTGAAAGTGCTGCATCTAAAATTGCAAACTCTTTGAATTTTTCAGAGCAAAAACATTTGATTGATACGAAAAAAGGTGGCGAATACGATCCATTTATTGGAAAAGTACAAGAGCTTTTGGAAGAAAATTGGCAAAAAACAATTGATACTGAAAATGGCAATGTGGCAAAAGTTGTCATCAAAGTAAGTGACAAGGGAACTTTTAGTTATAAAATAGTTTCGTTGTCTTATAATAATGACTTTAACAATAAGCTTAAAGAATTCCTAAAAGTTATGGAAGGAGTGGAGTTCCCTAAATACGAGAAGGGGCCACTTTTTGAAATGCAAGTGGAATTCAAAGATATTAAGGAGTAA
- a CDS encoding OmpA family protein, with amino-acid sequence MGKLALTSLAVAVLVLTGCSQKSPEVDMTKGTSDTKGASDGMSALQKLIASLEANSKTIYFDFDKYNVKKDQQPNIDANAALFNSAEAKSFSIKVEGNCDEFGTDEYNYALGLKRAKSVKDGLVAKGMVADRITVVSYGESNPASTEHNKEAWAKNRRAEFKVLP; translated from the coding sequence ATGGGTAAATTAGCTTTAACAAGCTTAGCAGTAGCGGTTTTGGTTTTAACAGGTTGTAGCCAAAAAAGTCCAGAAGTCGATATGACTAAAGGAACTAGTGATACAAAAGGTGCTTCTGATGGTATGAGTGCTCTTCAGAAATTAATTGCTTCTTTAGAGGCTAACTCTAAAACAATCTATTTTGATTTTGATAAATACAACGTCAAAAAAGATCAACAACCAAATATTGATGCAAACGCTGCATTATTCAACTCTGCAGAAGCTAAAAGCTTTTCAATCAAAGTTGAAGGTAACTGTGATGAATTCGGTACAGACGAATACAACTATGCACTTGGTCTTAAAAGAGCAAAAAGTGTTAAAGATGGTTTAGTTGCTAAAGGTATGGTTGCTGATAGAATTACAGTTGTAAGCTATGGCGAGAGTAATCCTGCTAGCACAGAGCACAATAAAGAAGCTTGGGCTAAAAACAGAAGAGCAGAATTTAAAGTTCTTCCATAA
- a CDS encoding FKBP-type peptidyl-prolyl cis-trans isomerase → MSISDNQVVSIHYELRNVDNGEILDSNINAAPLSFIVGKGQIIPGLEAKIKELKAGENADIKVMAADAYGIYDDNAVQTLPKEQFAGLELQVGMTLYGQGEHGETVQVIVKSFNDETVEIDFNHPLAGKDLLFAISILEVREATADEILNGYVGGGHGGCGCGSGGSCHTTDDDEHECCGGHDHDHEHGEGGCCGGESHSHGGGCCGSH, encoded by the coding sequence ATGAGTATTAGTGATAATCAAGTAGTTTCAATCCATTATGAGCTTAGAAATGTTGATAATGGTGAAATTTTAGATAGTAATATTAATGCAGCACCACTTTCTTTTATTGTTGGAAAAGGTCAAATTATTCCAGGATTAGAAGCAAAAATTAAAGAGCTTAAAGCTGGTGAGAACGCTGACATTAAAGTAATGGCTGCTGATGCCTATGGCATTTATGATGACAATGCTGTTCAAACATTACCAAAAGAGCAATTTGCTGGACTTGAGCTTCAAGTTGGCATGACACTTTATGGTCAAGGTGAGCATGGTGAGACAGTTCAAGTTATTGTTAAAAGCTTTAACGATGAAACAGTTGAAATTGATTTCAACCATCCTTTAGCAGGAAAAGATCTTTTATTTGCAATTAGCATTTTAGAAGTACGTGAAGCAACAGCCGATGAAATCTTAAACGGTTATGTCGGTGGTGGACATGGTGGTTGTGGATGTGGATCAGGTGGCAGTTGCCACACTACAGATGACGATGAACATGAATGTTGCGGTGGACATGATCACGATCATGAACATGGCGAAGGTGGATGCTGCGGCGGCGAAAGTCACTCTCATGGTGGCGGATGTTGTGGATCACACTAA
- the atpC gene encoding ATP synthase F1 subunit epsilon — MNTLKLEIVTPTGQIFANDVKSVTLPGKEGEFGVLPNHASLVTLLQAGVIDIELKDGNHDVVAINWGHVKVDENSVTVLADGAVSIGGASESEVAKSLEAAKQLLESISDSDVAIAMATAKIESIAKTRKF; from the coding sequence ATGAATACATTAAAATTGGAAATTGTGACTCCAACGGGTCAGATTTTTGCCAACGATGTAAAAAGTGTTACGCTTCCAGGTAAAGAGGGTGAGTTTGGTGTTTTACCAAACCACGCTTCTTTAGTAACGCTTTTACAAGCAGGTGTGATTGATATCGAGCTTAAAGACGGTAATCATGATGTTGTTGCTATTAATTGGGGACATGTCAAAGTAGATGAAAATTCTGTAACAGTTTTAGCCGATGGCGCAGTCTCAATTGGCGGTGCTAGTGAAAGTGAAGTAGCAAAGTCCTTAGAAGCAGCTAAACAACTCTTAGAGAGTATTAGTGATTCAGACGTAGCTATTGCTATGGCAACAGCAAAAATTGAATCTATTGCAAAAACAAGGAAATTTTAA
- the tolB gene encoding Tol-Pal system protein TolB, with protein MKKLAVFLFLTIFSFAADATVEIVKKIDVLPKIAIQDASPKNVDLEFRKSFFKLIAGDLRVSSHFNVLDDYLQSSYEGGPLENFLSDKKVDMILRFSLGQDLNAASANVKLINAKTGVTTFEKSYSITDKKRNPFLAHKIVVDANDQVGAPSVKWMEQSVIFARYTEAKKSEIVISDYTLSYQRVIVTGGLNVFPKWSNAEQSGFFYTSYSGAEPTIYKYDLKDGSRKSIISSQGMIVCSDVSKDGNKLLLTMAPKDQPDIYLYDLQTRKITKITDYPGIDVNGNFIDDDKRIAFVSDRLGTPDIFAQGIYDKSFEKLVYHGKNKNSISTYDNYIVYSSRESDSEFGRNTFNLYLISTKTDYLRQLTASGENLYPRFAKDPDTIMFIKQLGNQSALGIIRLNANKTYHFPLKTGKLQSIDW; from the coding sequence ATTAAAAAATTAGCTGTTTTCTTATTTTTGACAATTTTTTCTTTTGCTGCTGATGCAACAGTGGAAATTGTAAAAAAGATAGATGTCCTTCCAAAAATTGCAATACAAGATGCAAGTCCGAAAAATGTTGATTTAGAGTTTAGAAAAAGCTTTTTCAAACTTATCGCTGGAGATTTACGCGTTAGCAGTCATTTTAATGTACTCGATGACTATTTACAAAGTAGTTATGAAGGTGGTCCGTTAGAGAATTTTTTGTCTGATAAAAAAGTAGATATGATTTTACGCTTTAGTTTAGGACAAGATTTAAATGCCGCTTCTGCTAATGTAAAATTGATCAATGCAAAAACAGGTGTGACAACATTTGAAAAATCATATAGTATTACGGATAAAAAAAGAAACCCTTTCTTAGCACATAAAATTGTAGTCGATGCAAATGATCAAGTTGGGGCTCCTTCTGTTAAATGGATGGAGCAGTCTGTTATATTTGCACGATATACAGAAGCAAAGAAAAGTGAAATTGTTATCTCAGATTATACGCTGAGCTATCAAAGAGTTATTGTAACAGGCGGTTTAAACGTTTTTCCAAAATGGTCCAATGCAGAACAAAGTGGCTTTTTTTACACTTCTTACAGTGGCGCAGAACCAACTATTTATAAATATGATTTAAAAGATGGTAGTAGAAAGAGCATTATTTCAAGTCAAGGAATGATCGTTTGTTCAGATGTTTCAAAAGACGGCAATAAATTACTCTTAACAATGGCGCCAAAAGATCAGCCAGATATTTACCTTTATGATTTACAAACCAGAAAAATTACTAAGATAACAGATTATCCTGGTATTGATGTCAATGGTAATTTTATTGATGATGACAAACGTATAGCGTTTGTTTCTGATCGTTTAGGTACTCCTGATATTTTTGCTCAAGGAATTTATGATAAAAGTTTTGAAAAACTTGTCTATCATGGAAAAAATAAAAACTCAATATCAACTTATGATAATTATATTGTTTATTCGAGTAGAGAAAGTGACAGCGAATTTGGAAGAAATACCTTTAATCTCTACTTAATTTCAACAAAAACAGATTATCTACGACAATTAACAGCATCAGGTGAAAATCTTTATCCTCGTTTTGCTAAGGATCCTGATACAATTATGTTTATAAAACAGTTAGGAAATCAGAGTGCTTTGGGCATAATTCGTCTAAATGCAAACAAAACATATCATTTTCCATTAAAAACAGGCAAACTTCAGTCAATTGACTGGTGA
- a CDS encoding MotA/TolQ/ExbB proton channel family protein, producing the protein MSSFELFLNYFARSGFFTWVILIWLSAYFVITFGIFFSRYLYLGHWLSIEKNSLESMLMGSKNVRDDSILRKCSGHSGASEKLLNVCKNVAEKNATSGLWMLSIIASTAPFIGLFGTVVSILETFSGLGQSGSASLGVIAPAISEALVATATGIFVAIPAYSANLFLRRKAYEVIVYVQREVDILLSANETRRDN; encoded by the coding sequence ATGTCATCTTTTGAATTGTTCTTGAATTATTTTGCAAGAAGTGGCTTTTTTACATGGGTGATTTTAATCTGGTTATCAGCTTATTTTGTCATTACATTCGGTATTTTTTTCAGTAGATACCTGTATTTAGGGCATTGGCTTTCTATCGAAAAAAATTCTTTAGAGTCAATGCTTATGGGTTCTAAAAATGTACGTGATGATTCGATTTTACGAAAATGTTCAGGTCATTCAGGAGCTTCTGAAAAACTTTTAAATGTCTGTAAGAATGTTGCTGAAAAAAATGCAACCAGTGGTTTATGGATGCTCTCTATTATTGCTTCTACTGCACCATTTATTGGGTTGTTTGGAACCGTTGTTTCTATTCTGGAAACATTTAGTGGGCTTGGTCAATCGGGTAGTGCGTCATTAGGCGTTATTGCTCCTGCAATCAGTGAAGCGTTGGTGGCAACAGCTACGGGTATTTTTGTAGCTATTCCTGCATACAGTGCAAATCTTTTTCTCAGAAGAAAAGCGTATGAAGTTATTGTGTATGTACAAAGAGAAGTGGATATTTTACTCTCTGCTAATGAGACAAGAAGAGATAACTAA
- a CDS encoding ExbD/TolR family protein yields MMSQLDEVPELNITPLVDIMLVLLAILMVTTPALVYEEVIKLPDGSKSSVVSKLPELEIRVTKDRKVYIKNDSFMLAEFPDSFMMQKSKYPLKSIVYIKADEGLSYKDVMFVLKTIKQAGFTNVSLETNG; encoded by the coding sequence ATGATGAGTCAATTGGACGAAGTGCCTGAACTAAATATTACTCCTTTAGTTGATATTATGTTAGTGCTCCTAGCCATCTTGATGGTTACAACACCTGCCTTGGTGTACGAAGAAGTCATTAAGCTTCCTGATGGAAGTAAATCATCTGTTGTTAGTAAACTTCCTGAACTTGAAATAAGGGTAACGAAGGATCGTAAAGTTTATATTAAAAATGATAGCTTTATGCTCGCCGAGTTTCCCGATAGTTTTATGATGCAAAAAAGTAAATACCCTCTTAAAAGTATTGTTTATATTAAGGCTGATGAAGGTCTCTCTTACAAAGACGTAATGTTTGTACTCAAAACTATTAAGCAAGCTGGTTTTACGAATGTATCTTTAGAAACGAATGGATAG